A genome region from Populus alba chromosome 3, ASM523922v2, whole genome shotgun sequence includes the following:
- the LOC140955368 gene encoding putative disease resistance RPP13-like protein 1 isoform X2, with protein MALAVIGESILAAVLEVLMERIVSPAVRDFFKSQKIDDEELKKLKARMRSVSKLLNDAEEKQITDAAVKEWLDELKDAVYQADDFLDEIAYKVLRLKLEGESRSQTCTDQLRSFLASLNPCRKGVREVQIELAKILRSLEELVGQKDVLGLIERIGEKPSSRITPTSSLIDESGVYGRDAEKEAIMKLLLSDDTKGRHLDVISIVGMGGVGKTTLAQLLYKEIVVSNDRSQKSSFDLKAWVYVSEEFDVLKVTKDILKGVGSMNCDNMTEDQLHCELEKKLSGNKLSLVLDDVWSDNQSQWEFLLKPFMSVRQGSKIIVTTRNENVASIISSVSTHHLKKLSDDDCWLVLSKYAFDGGDFTAHPELELIGRQIARKCNGLPLAAKTLGSLLCSKRAMNEWMKILKSNFWELPNDNILSPLRLSYHYLPSHLKRCFSYCAIIPKGYKFTREEIVLLWMAEGFLVEPRRNNEMEEIGYEYFNELVARLEGDDSSKTTERTRHLSYRATKDDSYQTFKAIKNPQLLRTLLCPNGWPQHMIQQVEVICNLLPALKCLRVLSLHPFHDISVLPNSICNLKHLRYLDLSRTKITRLPESMCSLYNLEILNLHFCVKLVELPANMRSLINLRHLDLQHTKLPEMPLQMGKLTKLRKLTDFFIGKQSGSNIKELGKLQHLSGDLSIWNLQNVTDARDSFEANLKGKEHLEKLC; from the exons ATGGCTCTCGCAGTGATTGGAGAATCAATTCTTGCTGCAGTCCTTGAAGTTTTGATGGAGAGGATAGTTTCTCCTGCGGTTAGGGATTTCTTCAAGAGCCAAAAAATCGATGATGAAGAATTGAAGAAGTTGAAGGCAAGGATGAGGTCTGTTAGTAAACTGCTCAATGACGCAGAGGAGAAGCAGATCACTGATGCAGCTGTGAAAGAGTGGCTTGATGAGCTTAAGGATGCTGTCTATCAAGCTGATGACTTCTTGGATGAGATTGCTTATAAAGTTTTGCGGTTGAAGTTGGAAGGTGAATCTCGAAGTCAGACCTGCACGGATCAGCTTCGAAGTTTTCTCGCTTCTCTTAATCCATGTAGAAAGGGGGTGAGAGAGGTGCAAATAGAGTTGGCAAAGATCCTTCGAAGTTTAGAAGAGTTAGTGGGACAAAAGGATGTTCTTGGTCTGATAGAGCGCATTGGGGAGAAACCATCGTCGCGGATAACACCGACTTCTTCTCTGATAGATGAATCTGGAGTTTATGGAAGGGATGCTGAAAAAGAGGCCATAATGAAGTTGCTGCTATCAGATGATACAAAAGGCAGGCACCTAGATGTGATTTCGATAGTGGGTATGGGAGGGGTTGGTAAAACCACCCTTGCTCAGCTTCTCTATAAAGAAATTGTTGTTTCCAACGACAGAAGCCAGAAGAGCTCGTTTGATCTAAAAGCCTGGGTTTATGTTTCGGAAGAATTCGATGTTCTCAAAGTAACAAAAGATATTCTGAAGGGGGTTGGTTCGATGAACTGTGACAACATGACTGAAGATCAACTCCATTGCGAGCTAGAGAAGAAATTGTCAGGGAACAAACTATCGCTTGTTCTAGACGATGTTTGGAGCGATAACCAATCTCAGTGGGAATTTTTACTGAAACCTTTCATGTCCGTGAGACAGGGAAGTAAAATTATCGTTACAACGCGCAATGAAAACGTAGCATCAATCATTTCTTCTGTTTCAACTCATCATTTAAAGAAGTTATCTGACGATGATTGTTGGCTGGTGTTGTCAAAATATGCATTTGATGGTGGAGATTTCACTGCCCATCCAGAGCTGGAATTAATTGGCAGACAGATAGCGAGGAAGTGCAACGGCCTGCCTTTGGCTGCAAAAACACTTGGGAGTCTCCTGTGCTCCAAAAGAGCTATGAATGAGTGGATGAAGATATTAAAGAGCAATTTTTGGGAATTGCCAAATGACAACATTCTGTCACCTCTGCGGCTGAGTTATCATTATCTCCCATCTCATTTAAAACGATGCTTTTCTTACTGCGCGATAATTCCGAAGGGTTATAAATTCACAAGGGAGGAGATAGTCCTTTTATGGATGGCAGAAGGCTTTTTGGTGGAACCCAGAAGAAATAATGAGATGGAAGAAATAGGCTATGAGTACTTCAATGAGCTTGTGGCAAG GCTAGAAGGTGATGATTCAAGCAAGACTACTGAAAGGACTCGCCATTTATCATACAGAGCAACAAAAGATGACTCTTATCAGACATTCAAGGCGATCAAGAACCCCCAATTGCTGCGCACCTTGCTATGTCCCAATGGTTGGCCTCAACACATGATACAACAAGTTGAGGTAATATGTAATTTATTGCCTGCACTCAAGTGCCTCAGAGTGCTATCTTTGCACCCCTTTCATGATATATCTGTGTTGCCTAATTCAATTTGCAACTTGAAGCATTTACGGTATCTTGATCTCTCTCGTACAAAGATTACAAGGCTCCCTGAATCAATGTGCAGTCTGTATAATTTGGAAATTTTGAACTTGCACTTTTGTGTTAAGCTTGTTGAGTTGCCAGCTAACATGAGAAGCTTGATCAACTTGCGTCATCTTGATCTTCAACACACAAAATTGCCAGAGATGCCACTGCAAATGGGGAAACTAACAAAGCTTCGAAAATTAACTGATTTCTTTATCGGAAAACAAAGTGGCTCTAACATTAAAGAGTTGGGAAAGCTTCAGCATCTATCTGGTGATCTTTCTATTTGGAATCTTCAAAATGTCACAGATGCTCGAGATTCTTTTGAAGCGAATTTGAAGGGTAAAGAACATCTTGAGAAGTTGTGTTGA
- the LOC140955368 gene encoding putative disease resistance RPP13-like protein 1 isoform X1, translating into MALAVIGESILAAVLEVLMERIVSPAVRDFFKSQKIDDEELKKLKARMRSVSKLLNDAEEKQITDAAVKEWLDELKDAVYQADDFLDEIAYKVLRLKLEGESRSQTCTDQLRSFLASLNPCRKGVREVQIELAKILRSLEELVGQKDVLGLIERIGEKPSSRITPTSSLIDESGVYGRDAEKEAIMKLLLSDDTKGRHLDVISIVGMGGVGKTTLAQLLYKEIVVSNDRSQKSSFDLKAWVYVSEEFDVLKVTKDILKGVGSMNCDNMTEDQLHCELEKKLSGNKLSLVLDDVWSDNQSQWEFLLKPFMSVRQGSKIIVTTRNENVASIISSVSTHHLKKLSDDDCWLVLSKYAFDGGDFTAHPELELIGRQIARKCNGLPLAAKTLGSLLCSKRAMNEWMKILKSNFWELPNDNILSPLRLSYHYLPSHLKRCFSYCAIIPKGYKFTREEIVLLWMAEGFLVEPRRNNEMEEIGYEYFNELVARSFFQQSSLSSSLFIMHDLINDLARFASGDFCFRLEGDDSSKTTERTRHLSYRATKDDSYQTFKAIKNPQLLRTLLCPNGWPQHMIQQVEVICNLLPALKCLRVLSLHPFHDISVLPNSICNLKHLRYLDLSRTKITRLPESMCSLYNLEILNLHFCVKLVELPANMRSLINLRHLDLQHTKLPEMPLQMGKLTKLRKLTDFFIGKQSGSNIKELGKLQHLSGDLSIWNLQNVTDARDSFEANLKGKEHLEKLC; encoded by the coding sequence ATGGCTCTCGCAGTGATTGGAGAATCAATTCTTGCTGCAGTCCTTGAAGTTTTGATGGAGAGGATAGTTTCTCCTGCGGTTAGGGATTTCTTCAAGAGCCAAAAAATCGATGATGAAGAATTGAAGAAGTTGAAGGCAAGGATGAGGTCTGTTAGTAAACTGCTCAATGACGCAGAGGAGAAGCAGATCACTGATGCAGCTGTGAAAGAGTGGCTTGATGAGCTTAAGGATGCTGTCTATCAAGCTGATGACTTCTTGGATGAGATTGCTTATAAAGTTTTGCGGTTGAAGTTGGAAGGTGAATCTCGAAGTCAGACCTGCACGGATCAGCTTCGAAGTTTTCTCGCTTCTCTTAATCCATGTAGAAAGGGGGTGAGAGAGGTGCAAATAGAGTTGGCAAAGATCCTTCGAAGTTTAGAAGAGTTAGTGGGACAAAAGGATGTTCTTGGTCTGATAGAGCGCATTGGGGAGAAACCATCGTCGCGGATAACACCGACTTCTTCTCTGATAGATGAATCTGGAGTTTATGGAAGGGATGCTGAAAAAGAGGCCATAATGAAGTTGCTGCTATCAGATGATACAAAAGGCAGGCACCTAGATGTGATTTCGATAGTGGGTATGGGAGGGGTTGGTAAAACCACCCTTGCTCAGCTTCTCTATAAAGAAATTGTTGTTTCCAACGACAGAAGCCAGAAGAGCTCGTTTGATCTAAAAGCCTGGGTTTATGTTTCGGAAGAATTCGATGTTCTCAAAGTAACAAAAGATATTCTGAAGGGGGTTGGTTCGATGAACTGTGACAACATGACTGAAGATCAACTCCATTGCGAGCTAGAGAAGAAATTGTCAGGGAACAAACTATCGCTTGTTCTAGACGATGTTTGGAGCGATAACCAATCTCAGTGGGAATTTTTACTGAAACCTTTCATGTCCGTGAGACAGGGAAGTAAAATTATCGTTACAACGCGCAATGAAAACGTAGCATCAATCATTTCTTCTGTTTCAACTCATCATTTAAAGAAGTTATCTGACGATGATTGTTGGCTGGTGTTGTCAAAATATGCATTTGATGGTGGAGATTTCACTGCCCATCCAGAGCTGGAATTAATTGGCAGACAGATAGCGAGGAAGTGCAACGGCCTGCCTTTGGCTGCAAAAACACTTGGGAGTCTCCTGTGCTCCAAAAGAGCTATGAATGAGTGGATGAAGATATTAAAGAGCAATTTTTGGGAATTGCCAAATGACAACATTCTGTCACCTCTGCGGCTGAGTTATCATTATCTCCCATCTCATTTAAAACGATGCTTTTCTTACTGCGCGATAATTCCGAAGGGTTATAAATTCACAAGGGAGGAGATAGTCCTTTTATGGATGGCAGAAGGCTTTTTGGTGGAACCCAGAAGAAATAATGAGATGGAAGAAATAGGCTATGAGTACTTCAATGAGCTTGTGGCAAGGTCATTTTTTCAGCAATCAAGTCTCAGTTCATCATTATTCATAATGCATGACCTCATTAATGATTTAGCTAGATTTGCATCCGGAGATTTTTGCTTCAGGCTAGAAGGTGATGATTCAAGCAAGACTACTGAAAGGACTCGCCATTTATCATACAGAGCAACAAAAGATGACTCTTATCAGACATTCAAGGCGATCAAGAACCCCCAATTGCTGCGCACCTTGCTATGTCCCAATGGTTGGCCTCAACACATGATACAACAAGTTGAGGTAATATGTAATTTATTGCCTGCACTCAAGTGCCTCAGAGTGCTATCTTTGCACCCCTTTCATGATATATCTGTGTTGCCTAATTCAATTTGCAACTTGAAGCATTTACGGTATCTTGATCTCTCTCGTACAAAGATTACAAGGCTCCCTGAATCAATGTGCAGTCTGTATAATTTGGAAATTTTGAACTTGCACTTTTGTGTTAAGCTTGTTGAGTTGCCAGCTAACATGAGAAGCTTGATCAACTTGCGTCATCTTGATCTTCAACACACAAAATTGCCAGAGATGCCACTGCAAATGGGGAAACTAACAAAGCTTCGAAAATTAACTGATTTCTTTATCGGAAAACAAAGTGGCTCTAACATTAAAGAGTTGGGAAAGCTTCAGCATCTATCTGGTGATCTTTCTATTTGGAATCTTCAAAATGTCACAGATGCTCGAGATTCTTTTGAAGCGAATTTGAAGGGTAAAGAACATCTTGAGAAGTTGTGTTGA